In Streptomyces ambofaciens ATCC 23877, a single genomic region encodes these proteins:
- a CDS encoding MFS transporter — translation MAASDATTARSAPGAGLSPGLILAFVCMGQFMVFTDVSIVNLALPSIQEGLGMSEVSLNYIVTAYATVLGGFLLLGGRLADTFGRRRLIQVGFVIFALASLTSGLADSGTMLIASRAVQGFGAALITPAALAILTNTFAEGPERNKALGVWGSLSGIASIVGVILGGVLADTWGWEWIFWINVPIGLTAAVLAPRILPESKAEDRGKFDTVGAVTLTAGLLLLIFTLGEATTVGWDTFRTIGSLVGVVALLTAFVVIEAKVASPMMPLRIFRLKTMRVANISAVLVFGTFGSLFFFASLFMQQAFGYSPLKAGFAYVPLAFSVAAGAGIASAMVTKMAARPVVMMGLTLTVAGLLLMWRAPADGSYAVDLLAPFILLGLGCGMVFVTLQIAAFVGVTDEDAGVGAGLINTSQEAGGALGLAVVATIAYSGMSSEMAATGGNPDLITEVHEAANHDAFLSGALLGTVALLVVTFMMPRGKQSMSSGPAEAGEGPALVKADAEK, via the coding sequence ATGGCTGCCTCCGACGCCACCACGGCCCGGTCAGCACCAGGGGCGGGCCTCAGCCCCGGGCTGATCCTGGCATTCGTCTGCATGGGCCAGTTCATGGTCTTCACCGATGTGTCGATCGTGAACCTCGCCCTGCCGTCCATCCAGGAGGGCCTCGGCATGTCCGAGGTCAGCCTGAACTACATCGTCACGGCCTACGCGACCGTCCTGGGCGGCTTCCTGCTGCTGGGCGGGCGCCTGGCGGACACCTTCGGCCGCCGCCGGCTCATCCAGGTCGGCTTCGTCATCTTCGCCCTGGCGTCGCTGACCTCCGGCCTCGCCGACAGCGGCACGATGCTCATCGCCTCCCGCGCCGTCCAGGGCTTCGGCGCGGCACTGATCACCCCCGCCGCCCTGGCGATCCTGACCAACACCTTCGCCGAGGGCCCCGAGCGCAACAAGGCGCTGGGCGTGTGGGGCTCGCTGTCCGGTATCGCCTCCATCGTCGGCGTGATCCTCGGCGGCGTCCTCGCCGACACCTGGGGCTGGGAGTGGATCTTCTGGATCAACGTGCCGATCGGCCTGACCGCCGCCGTCCTGGCGCCGCGCATCCTGCCCGAGAGCAAGGCCGAGGACCGCGGCAAGTTCGACACCGTCGGAGCGGTCACCCTCACCGCCGGCCTGCTGCTGCTGATCTTCACCCTCGGTGAGGCCACCACCGTCGGCTGGGACACCTTCCGCACCATCGGCTCGCTGGTCGGCGTCGTCGCCCTGCTGACGGCCTTCGTCGTCATCGAGGCCAAGGTCGCCTCGCCGATGATGCCGCTGCGCATCTTCCGGCTGAAGACCATGCGGGTCGCCAACATCTCCGCCGTGCTGGTCTTCGGCACCTTCGGCTCGCTGTTCTTCTTCGCCAGCCTCTTCATGCAGCAGGCGTTCGGCTACTCGCCCCTCAAGGCGGGCTTCGCCTACGTCCCGCTCGCCTTCTCCGTCGCGGCCGGCGCGGGCATCGCCTCGGCCATGGTCACCAAGATGGCGGCCCGCCCGGTCGTGATGATGGGCCTCACGCTCACCGTCGCCGGTCTGCTGCTGATGTGGCGGGCCCCCGCCGACGGCAGCTACGCCGTCGACCTGCTCGCCCCCTTCATCCTGCTCGGCCTCGGCTGCGGCATGGTCTTCGTAACCCTGCAGATCGCCGCGTTCGTCGGCGTCACCGACGAGGACGCGGGCGTCGGCGCCGGCCTGATCAACACCAGCCAGGAAGCCGGCGGCGCGCTCGGCCTGGCCGTCGTGGCGACCATCGCCTACAGCGGCATGAGCTCCGAGATGGCCGCGACCGGCGGCAACCCCGACCTGATCACCGAGGTCCACGAGGCCGCCAACCACGACGCGTTCCTCTCCGGCGCCCTGCTCGGCACGGTCGCGCTGCTGGTGGTGACCTTCATGATGCCCCGCGGCAAGCAGTCCATGAGCTCGGGCCCGGCCGAGGCCGGCGAGGGCCCCGCCCTGGTGAAGGCCGACGCGGAGAAGTAA
- a CDS encoding FAD-dependent monooxygenase — MAKGAIVVGAGPVGLMLAGELRLGGVDVVVYDKLPAPSGESRGLGFTSRTAEVLDQRGLLTELGDFRWGQHGHFGGVRIDFTLLEESHFGVMGLPQSRTEQLLGDWVARLGVPVHRGCEVTGFEETDDGVLVRYDGPEGPGEDSAQYLIGCDGGRSTVRRLAGIAFTGDAATRGMYLADVTGAGIRPRPIGERVEGGGMVLSVGLGDGYDRIVIHEPGIRPHHGEGTLTFTEVADAWQRLTGESIHHGQTRWMTALTNATGLAERYRSGRVLLAGDAAHDHAPLGAQGVSVGLQDAVNLGWKLAATINGWAPEGLLDTYHAERHPLGEQLLRNVHAQSLLYLSGQEMEPLRAVMRELVQIPDAARYLAGQVSGLHIRYDVGAGEHPLLGLRLPPQRELVRAGGTAVRVADLLHGARGVLISTGDPATAEKTAAGWSDRVDVVTGTWSEDGGPEAVLLRPDGHVVWTAPDGGEPHDALTRWFGTATT, encoded by the coding sequence ATGGCAAAGGGCGCGATAGTCGTCGGCGCCGGGCCGGTCGGACTGATGCTCGCCGGCGAGCTGCGGCTCGGCGGCGTGGACGTGGTGGTCTACGACAAACTGCCCGCCCCCAGCGGGGAATCGCGTGGCCTGGGCTTCACCAGCCGCACCGCCGAGGTCCTCGACCAGCGCGGGCTGCTCACCGAACTGGGCGACTTCCGCTGGGGCCAGCACGGCCACTTCGGCGGCGTACGCATCGACTTCACGCTGCTGGAGGAGAGCCACTTCGGCGTGATGGGCCTGCCCCAGTCCCGCACCGAGCAGCTGCTCGGCGACTGGGTGGCCCGCCTGGGCGTGCCCGTGCACCGCGGCTGCGAGGTCACCGGCTTCGAGGAGACCGACGACGGCGTCCTCGTGCGCTACGACGGCCCCGAGGGCCCCGGCGAGGACAGCGCCCAGTACCTGATCGGCTGCGACGGCGGCCGCAGCACCGTACGCCGCCTGGCCGGCATCGCCTTCACGGGCGACGCGGCGACCCGCGGCATGTACCTCGCGGACGTCACCGGCGCCGGCATCCGCCCGCGGCCCATCGGTGAACGCGTCGAGGGCGGCGGCATGGTCCTGTCGGTCGGCCTGGGCGACGGCTACGACCGGATCGTCATCCACGAGCCCGGCATCCGCCCCCACCACGGCGAGGGCACGCTGACCTTCACCGAGGTCGCCGACGCCTGGCAGCGCCTGACCGGCGAGTCCATCCACCACGGCCAGACCCGCTGGATGACCGCCCTCACCAACGCCACCGGACTCGCCGAGCGCTACCGCAGCGGCCGCGTCCTGCTGGCCGGTGACGCCGCCCACGACCACGCCCCGCTGGGCGCGCAGGGCGTGAGCGTGGGCCTCCAGGACGCCGTGAACCTCGGCTGGAAGCTGGCCGCGACGATCAACGGCTGGGCCCCCGAAGGCCTCCTGGACACCTACCACGCCGAACGGCACCCGCTGGGCGAGCAGTTGCTGCGCAACGTCCACGCCCAGTCGCTGCTCTACCTCAGCGGCCAGGAGATGGAACCGCTGCGCGCCGTCATGCGCGAACTCGTGCAGATCCCCGACGCCGCCCGCTACCTGGCCGGCCAGGTCAGCGGCCTGCACATCCGCTACGACGTCGGAGCCGGCGAGCACCCGCTGCTGGGCCTGCGCCTGCCGCCGCAGCGCGAACTGGTCCGCGCCGGCGGCACCGCCGTCCGCGTCGCCGACCTGCTGCACGGCGCACGCGGCGTGCTCATCAGCACCGGCGACCCGGCCACCGCCGAGAAGACCGCCGCCGGCTGGTCCGACCGCGTCGACGTCGTCACCGGCACCTGGAGCGAGGACGGCGGACCCGAGGCGGTGCTGCTGCGCCCCGACGGCCACGTCGTGTGGACCGCCCCCGACGGCGGCGAACCGCACGACGCCCTCACCCGCTGGTTCGGCACCGCCACCACCTGA
- a CDS encoding NAD(P)H-binding protein: protein MTVLVTGSRGKVGSLLVQILHERGVAVRAASSSPEKLSPPAGTETVRLALDTPADFAPALDGVDSVFLYCEPAAVDAFVEQARTAGVEHVVIMSADAVLRPGAADDPIAAPHLAVEQALAASPLTSTPLNCGALASNALPWAWSLKARGAVGLPYPDSHADPVNERDIAEAACAVLTDPALRGRSYHLTGPQSLTFAEHVAVIAAAAGRDIPVERIPPQVWRANKPGFMPDDIADALLELWAASTEPVPLTDHVERLTGHPARPFTEWAAQHAHAFRS from the coding sequence ATGACCGTCCTCGTCACCGGCAGCCGAGGCAAGGTCGGCTCCCTGCTCGTGCAGATCCTGCACGAGCGGGGCGTCGCCGTCCGCGCCGCCTCCTCCAGCCCCGAGAAGCTCTCGCCGCCCGCGGGCACCGAGACCGTACGCCTCGCGCTGGACACCCCGGCCGACTTCGCGCCCGCCCTGGACGGAGTCGACTCCGTCTTCCTGTACTGCGAGCCCGCGGCGGTCGACGCCTTCGTCGAGCAGGCCCGCACGGCCGGCGTGGAACACGTGGTGATCATGTCCGCGGACGCGGTGCTGCGCCCCGGCGCCGCCGACGACCCCATCGCCGCCCCCCACCTCGCCGTCGAACAGGCCCTGGCCGCCTCCCCCCTCACCTCCACCCCCCTGAACTGCGGCGCACTGGCCTCCAACGCGCTGCCGTGGGCGTGGTCGCTCAAGGCGCGCGGCGCGGTGGGCCTGCCCTACCCCGACAGCCACGCCGACCCGGTCAACGAGCGCGACATCGCGGAGGCGGCCTGCGCGGTCCTCACCGACCCCGCGCTGCGCGGCCGCTCCTACCACCTCACCGGCCCCCAGTCCCTCACCTTCGCCGAGCACGTCGCCGTCATCGCCGCCGCCGCGGGCCGGGACATCCCCGTCGAGCGGATCCCGCCGCAGGTGTGGCGGGCGAACAAGCCCGGCTTCATGCCGGACGACATCGCCGACGCCCTGCTGGAGCTGTGGGCGGCCAGCACCGAGCCGGTGCCGCTGACCGACCACGTCGAGCGGCTCACCGGCCACCCGGCCCGCCCCTTCACCGAGTGGGCGGCCCAGCACGCCCACGCCTTCCGCTCCTGA
- a CDS encoding alpha/beta fold hydrolase, whose protein sequence is MTLNRRKMLALGTGATALAVTGSPAAAHPGPHPGPVPSDRELARSLPGGFRSRHARVGGVRLHYVSGGHGEPLLLVPGWPQTWWAYRKVMPQLARRYHVIAVDLRGMGGSDKPAGGYDKKTMAADLHALVRGLGHRQVNVAGHDIGSMVAFAFAANHPEATRKVALLDTPHPDQSEYEMRILCRPGTGTTLWWWAFNQLQALPEQLMHGRMRHVIDWLYANSLADQSLVGDLDRDIYANAYNSPQAVRAGTRWYQACHQDITDQAGYGKLTMPVLGIGGNFTFEDLRNKLTAQATDVHMVRASKSVHYLPEEEPDVVAGALLDFFG, encoded by the coding sequence ATGACGCTGAACAGACGAAAGATGCTCGCCCTGGGCACGGGCGCGACGGCCCTGGCCGTCACCGGCTCCCCGGCCGCGGCCCACCCCGGCCCGCACCCCGGCCCCGTGCCCTCGGACCGGGAACTGGCCCGCTCGCTGCCCGGCGGCTTCCGCAGCCGCCACGCGAGGGTGGGCGGCGTGCGCCTGCACTACGTCAGCGGCGGCCACGGCGAGCCCCTGCTGCTCGTGCCCGGCTGGCCGCAGACCTGGTGGGCCTACCGCAAGGTCATGCCCCAGCTCGCCCGCCGCTACCACGTCATCGCCGTCGACCTGCGCGGCATGGGCGGCTCGGACAAGCCCGCCGGCGGCTACGACAAGAAGACCATGGCGGCCGACCTGCACGCCCTGGTGCGCGGGCTGGGCCACCGGCAGGTGAACGTCGCCGGACACGACATCGGGTCCATGGTGGCGTTCGCCTTCGCCGCCAACCACCCCGAGGCCACCCGCAAGGTCGCGCTGCTGGACACCCCGCACCCCGACCAGAGCGAGTACGAGATGCGGATCCTGTGCCGGCCGGGGACCGGGACGACCCTGTGGTGGTGGGCGTTCAACCAGCTCCAGGCGCTGCCGGAACAGCTGATGCACGGCCGCATGCGGCACGTCATCGACTGGCTGTACGCCAACTCCCTGGCCGACCAGAGCCTGGTCGGCGACCTCGACCGCGACATCTACGCCAACGCCTACAACAGCCCGCAGGCCGTGCGGGCCGGCACCCGCTGGTACCAGGCCTGCCACCAGGACATCACCGACCAGGCCGGCTACGGCAAGCTGACCATGCCCGTGCTCGGCATCGGCGGCAACTTCACCTTCGAGGACCTGCGGAACAAGCTGACCGCGCAGGCCACCGACGTGCACATGGTGCGGGCGTCGAAGTCGGTGCACTACCTGCCCGAGGAGGAACCCGACGTCGTCGCCGGGGCCCTGCTCGACTTCTTCGGCTGA
- a CDS encoding FAD-dependent monooxygenase codes for MAKGAIVVGAGPVGLMLAGELRLGGVDVVVYDKLPGPSGESRGVGFTRRAAEVFEQRGLLERFGDVEWAQGHFGGVRIDFGKLDDNHFSVRGVPQFRTEEILEDWLGELGVPVRRRHEVTGYRETPDGVVVEYEGPDGHGEDSAQYLVGCDGARSLVRTLAGIDFPGWGATRGMYMADLVGAGVRQRPIGEKVPGGMVMAFNLENGVDRIVIHDENLRPPEDKSALRFGDIADAWQRMTGESLHHAEVRWISSFTDTTRQAEHYRSGRVFLAGDATHIHMPAGAQGMSVGVQDAANLGWKLAAAVNGWAPEGLLDTFESERHPVGEKLMRNTRAQTRLYLTGDEMEPLRAVMRELVALPEAARHLAGIVSGIDIRYDMGPGTHPLLGLRLAPGHELLLADGTRTRVAELLHPARGVLLVTGAAQDTATLLGAADGLRERVRTVVAEWADPVTQDRPAAVLLRPDGHVAWADPDGADLLRQALERWFGTGTGAAGRPQAVGAASR; via the coding sequence ATGGCAAAGGGCGCGATAGTCGTCGGCGCCGGCCCGGTCGGGCTCATGCTCGCCGGTGAACTGCGGCTCGGCGGTGTGGACGTCGTCGTCTACGACAAACTGCCCGGCCCCAGCGGGGAGTCGCGCGGTGTCGGCTTCACCCGGCGGGCGGCCGAGGTGTTCGAGCAGCGCGGCCTGCTCGAACGCTTCGGCGACGTCGAATGGGCCCAGGGCCACTTCGGCGGCGTACGCATCGACTTCGGCAAGCTGGACGACAACCACTTCAGCGTCCGCGGCGTCCCCCAGTTCCGCACCGAGGAGATCCTCGAGGACTGGCTGGGGGAACTGGGCGTACCCGTACGGCGCCGCCACGAGGTGACCGGCTACCGCGAGACACCCGACGGCGTCGTCGTCGAGTACGAGGGCCCCGACGGCCACGGGGAGGACAGCGCCCAGTACCTCGTGGGCTGCGACGGGGCACGCAGCCTCGTGCGGACCCTGGCGGGCATCGACTTCCCCGGCTGGGGCGCCACCCGCGGCATGTACATGGCCGACCTGGTCGGTGCCGGGGTGCGCCAGCGGCCCATCGGCGAGAAGGTCCCGGGCGGCATGGTGATGGCGTTCAACCTGGAGAACGGCGTGGACCGGATCGTCATCCACGACGAGAACCTGCGCCCGCCGGAGGACAAGAGCGCCCTGAGGTTCGGCGACATCGCCGACGCCTGGCAGCGCATGACCGGCGAGTCGCTGCACCACGCGGAGGTCCGCTGGATCAGCTCCTTCACCGACACCACCCGCCAGGCCGAGCACTACCGCAGCGGCCGCGTCTTCCTCGCCGGCGACGCAACCCACATCCACATGCCGGCCGGCGCGCAGGGCATGAGCGTCGGCGTCCAGGACGCCGCCAACCTCGGCTGGAAACTGGCCGCGGCCGTCAACGGCTGGGCCCCCGAAGGCCTCCTGGACACCTTCGAGAGCGAACGGCACCCGGTCGGCGAGAAGCTGATGCGCAACACCCGCGCCCAGACCCGCCTCTACCTCACCGGCGACGAGATGGAGCCGCTGCGCGCCGTCATGCGCGAACTGGTGGCCCTGCCCGAGGCGGCCCGGCACCTGGCCGGCATCGTCAGCGGCATCGACATCCGCTACGACATGGGCCCCGGCACCCACCCGCTGCTGGGCCTGCGCCTGGCCCCCGGCCACGAGCTGCTGCTCGCGGACGGCACCCGCACCCGGGTGGCCGAACTGCTCCACCCGGCCCGCGGCGTCCTGCTGGTCACCGGCGCGGCGCAGGACACCGCGACGCTGCTCGGGGCCGCCGACGGCCTGAGGGAGCGGGTCCGCACGGTCGTGGCGGAGTGGGCCGACCCCGTCACCCAGGACCGTCCGGCCGCGGTACTGCTGCGCCCCGACGGGCATGTCGCCTGGGCCGATCCGGACGGCGCGGACCTGCTGCGGCAGGCGCTGGAGCGCTGGTTCGGCACCGGCACCGGCGCGGCCGGCCGGCCGCAGGCCGTGGGCGCGGCGAGCCGCTGA
- a CDS encoding gamma-glutamyl-gamma-aminobutyrate hydrolase family protein, with the protein MTRPVVAVTADATTVNWNIWGDVAVSLLPQPYLDKVVQAGGAPVLLPPLVEGVEAVMERADALLMSGGADIDPALYGAERGKFTFPPHQARDAAELAALAVAERRGIPVLAVCRGLQLISVSRGGTLDQHLPEHSPAVPGRYEPRTIRVKPDSVLGGALGTSPTVYCHHHQGIDRLGAGLVATAWSDDGVIEGAEAEDPSAPFLAGLQAHGELGADTVPLFEAFVEAAKAPARR; encoded by the coding sequence ATGACGCGACCCGTGGTGGCGGTGACCGCCGACGCGACGACAGTGAACTGGAACATCTGGGGCGACGTGGCGGTCTCGTTGCTGCCGCAGCCGTATCTGGACAAGGTGGTGCAGGCGGGTGGCGCGCCGGTGCTGCTGCCGCCGCTCGTGGAGGGGGTGGAGGCGGTGATGGAGCGGGCGGACGCCCTGCTGATGAGCGGCGGCGCGGACATCGACCCGGCGCTGTACGGGGCCGAGCGGGGGAAGTTCACCTTCCCGCCGCACCAGGCGCGTGACGCGGCGGAGCTGGCCGCGCTGGCCGTGGCGGAGCGGCGGGGCATTCCCGTCCTGGCGGTGTGCCGGGGGCTGCAGCTGATCTCCGTCTCCCGTGGCGGCACGCTCGACCAGCACCTGCCCGAGCACTCCCCCGCCGTGCCCGGCCGCTACGAGCCGCGCACCATCCGGGTGAAGCCGGACTCCGTGCTGGGCGGTGCGCTGGGGACCTCGCCGACCGTGTACTGCCATCACCACCAGGGCATCGACCGGCTGGGGGCCGGGCTGGTGGCCACCGCCTGGTCGGACGACGGTGTCATCGAGGGGGCGGAGGCCGAGGACCCCTCGGCGCCGTTCCTGGCGGGGCTGCAGGCGCACGGCGAACTGGGCGCGGACACCGTGCCGTTGTTCGAGGCGTTCGTCGAGGCGGCGAAGGCCCCGGCGCGCCGCTGA
- a CDS encoding AfsR/SARP family transcriptional regulator: protein MTVRFSILGPVEVSVAGRPLPGTAPRHRGVLAYLLLNARTVLGAEQIIDAMWGPAPPDTARAQVHATIAALRRVLRTADAAHLLETRPAGYVITPQAGQLDLEDFTDQLREVRETDDPARAAARIRRALSLWRGRPLADVKADYADSARARLQERQLTVYEQLAELELSLGRHEEIVDELAALVAAHPLRERLAGRLMLALHRADRQADALAVARGLRRTLTEQQGLDPGRAFVALEAAILHDDPALALATAPTLPPAPAPAPAAAAAAGSGVGAGVRPAPAGPAPDRAARARRANFLPYDAPDFSGRTAELAQLLDERPGAGGPVTVSLIDGMAGIGKTALAVHAGHRLAQRYPDGQLFVDLQAHTAQRAPLDAGSALGVLLRQLGVAPERIPPSAAERAGLWRAELADRRVLVILDNAAGTDQVRPFLPGTTRSLLLVTSRRRLTGLDGAACLSLDPLPAADAIGLFTRIVGKRVDEEPLAALDILHLCGFLPLAVRIAAARLRHRPRWSAAHLADRLRDQRRRLAELSTTERGVAAAFAMSYQQLDAEQRRMFRLLGLHPGPDADGRAAAALAGVAPERAERLLEELLDAHMVRQHEAGRYTFHDLLRRYAHTLAEDEEPPAVRRAALDRLFDHFVAGASAAAALLFPHSRGARPAPPAGAAPGTAVAWLRDAQQAQAWLDAERAGLLAAGAYMAAHGWLAHTARLASALHRYLYDRALHADALALGEQALQASALSGDRTAQGRFLTDLAWLYWRRGCDARAARHAARAARLARQAGDRSGEARARDCLGHLFLRGHDQEQAHHCFLTALRLSRAVQDRHGEARGQVGLGLVHERLGRYEAARGHHHRALELYRELGDAGGEAVALVGLGAVHGRQGRYGQAHGLTLRALRVQRSLGNRGHETEALNALGEAALALGAPRQAAERHEAALALAREVGFRPEQARAFQGLARAHDALGRPDLARGYARRALSLSAAGRAAGAVRVGAAAVRGAG from the coding sequence ATGACGGTGCGTTTTTCGATCCTGGGTCCGGTGGAGGTGTCGGTGGCGGGGCGGCCCCTGCCCGGGACGGCGCCCCGGCACCGGGGGGTGCTGGCCTATCTGCTGCTGAACGCCCGGACCGTGCTCGGCGCGGAGCAGATCATCGACGCGATGTGGGGGCCGGCGCCGCCGGACACGGCCCGGGCGCAGGTCCACGCGACCATCGCGGCGCTGCGCCGGGTGCTGCGCACCGCGGACGCGGCCCATCTGCTGGAGACCCGGCCGGCCGGATACGTGATCACGCCGCAGGCCGGGCAGCTGGACCTGGAGGACTTCACCGACCAGCTCCGCGAGGTGCGGGAGACCGACGACCCCGCACGGGCCGCGGCCCGGATCAGACGGGCGCTGTCGCTGTGGCGGGGGCGGCCGCTGGCGGACGTGAAGGCCGACTACGCCGACAGTGCCCGGGCCCGGCTGCAGGAGCGGCAGCTGACCGTCTACGAGCAGCTGGCGGAGCTGGAGCTGTCGCTGGGCCGGCACGAGGAGATCGTCGACGAGCTGGCCGCGCTGGTGGCCGCGCATCCGCTGCGGGAGCGGCTGGCGGGCCGGCTGATGCTGGCCCTGCACCGGGCGGACCGGCAGGCCGATGCCCTGGCCGTGGCCCGCGGGCTGCGCCGCACCCTCACCGAGCAGCAGGGCCTGGACCCCGGCCGGGCGTTCGTCGCGCTGGAGGCGGCCATCCTGCACGACGACCCGGCGCTGGCGCTGGCGACGGCGCCGACACTCCCACCGGCACCGGCACCGGCACCGGCGGCGGCAGCGGCGGCGGGGTCGGGGGTGGGGGCGGGGGTGCGGCCGGCGCCGGCCGGGCCCGCGCCGGACCGCGCCGCTCGTGCGCGGCGGGCGAACTTCCTGCCCTACGACGCGCCGGACTTCTCCGGGCGCACCGCCGAGCTGGCGCAGCTGCTGGACGAGCGGCCCGGTGCGGGCGGGCCGGTGACGGTGTCGTTGATCGACGGCATGGCGGGCATCGGCAAGACGGCCCTGGCCGTGCACGCCGGGCACCGGCTCGCCCAGCGGTATCCGGACGGACAGCTCTTCGTCGACCTGCAGGCGCACACGGCGCAGCGGGCGCCCCTGGACGCGGGCAGCGCGCTGGGAGTGCTGCTGCGTCAGCTCGGCGTTGCGCCCGAGCGGATCCCGCCCTCGGCGGCGGAGCGGGCCGGGCTGTGGCGGGCCGAGCTGGCCGACCGGCGGGTGCTGGTGATCCTGGACAACGCGGCCGGCACCGACCAGGTGCGGCCGTTCCTGCCGGGCACGACGCGCAGTCTGCTGCTGGTCACCAGCCGGCGGCGGCTGACGGGCCTGGACGGGGCGGCGTGCCTGTCGCTGGACCCGCTGCCGGCGGCGGACGCGATCGGGCTGTTCACCCGGATCGTGGGCAAGCGGGTGGACGAGGAGCCGCTGGCCGCGCTGGACATCCTGCACCTGTGCGGGTTCCTGCCGCTGGCGGTGCGGATCGCCGCCGCCCGGCTGCGTCACCGGCCCCGGTGGAGCGCGGCCCACCTGGCCGACCGGCTGCGCGACCAGCGCCGCCGCCTGGCCGAACTGTCCACCACCGAGCGGGGGGTGGCCGCCGCGTTCGCCATGTCGTACCAGCAGCTGGACGCCGAGCAGCGGCGGATGTTCAGGCTGCTGGGGCTGCACCCGGGGCCCGACGCCGACGGCCGGGCGGCGGCGGCACTGGCGGGGGTGGCGCCCGAGCGGGCCGAGCGCCTGCTGGAGGAGCTGCTGGACGCGCACATGGTGCGCCAGCACGAGGCCGGCCGCTACACCTTCCACGATTTACTGCGCCGGTACGCGCACACCCTGGCCGAGGACGAGGAGCCCCCCGCCGTGCGGCGGGCCGCGCTGGACCGGCTCTTCGACCACTTCGTCGCGGGCGCCTCGGCGGCCGCCGCGCTGCTGTTCCCCCACAGCCGCGGCGCCCGCCCCGCTCCCCCGGCCGGCGCCGCGCCCGGTACGGCGGTGGCGTGGCTGCGCGACGCGCAGCAGGCGCAGGCGTGGCTGGACGCCGAGCGGGCCGGACTGCTCGCGGCCGGCGCGTACATGGCCGCGCACGGGTGGCTGGCGCACACGGCCCGCCTGGCGTCCGCGCTGCACCGTTACCTGTACGACCGGGCGCTGCACGCCGACGCGCTCGCGCTGGGCGAGCAGGCGCTGCAGGCCAGCGCGCTCAGCGGGGACCGTACCGCCCAGGGCCGGTTCCTGACCGATCTGGCGTGGCTGTACTGGCGGCGGGGCTGTGACGCGCGGGCGGCCCGGCACGCCGCGCGGGCGGCCCGCCTGGCCCGGCAGGCGGGTGACCGCTCGGGTGAGGCGCGGGCGCGGGACTGCCTGGGCCACCTGTTCCTGCGCGGCCATGACCAGGAGCAGGCCCACCACTGCTTCCTGACGGCCCTGCGGCTCTCCCGCGCCGTCCAGGACCGGCACGGCGAGGCCCGCGGCCAGGTGGGCCTGGGGCTGGTGCACGAACGCCTGGGCCGCTACGAGGCCGCCCGGGGCCATCACCACCGGGCGCTCGAGCTGTACCGGGAGCTGGGCGATGCCGGCGGTGAGGCGGTGGCGCTGGTGGGTCTGGGGGCGGTGCACGGGCGGCAGGGGCGCTACGGGCAGGCGCACGGTCTGACGCTGCGTGCCCTGCGGGTGCAGCGTTCGCTGGGCAACCGGGGGCACGAGACGGAGGCGCTGAACGCGCTGGGCGAGGCGGCGCTGGCGCTGGGCGCGCCCCGGCAGGCGGCGGAGCGGCACGAGGCGGCGCTCGCGCTCGCCCGCGAGGTGGGGTTCCGTCCCGAGCAGGCGCGGGCCTTCCAGGGGCTGGCGCGCGCCCATGACGCGCTGGGCCGCCCCGATCTCGCGCGGGGCTACGCCCGCCGCGCGCTGTCGCTGTCGGCGGCGGGCAGGGCGGCGGGGGCCGTGCGGGTGGGGGCGGCGGCGGTCCGCGGAGCGGGGTGA
- a CDS encoding SDR family oxidoreductase, with translation MTDKIALVTGANKGIGFEVARQLGELGITAVIGARDGQRGKEAGEQLGQPHVQLDVTDPDSVEAAARWIEAEYGRLDILVNNAGVTVPPPLGLPSATTTETLRRVYETNVYGVVTVTNSMLPLLRRAPAARIVNQSSELASMTQVMVQDSPLWPLNNMPYNSSKAALNMITVTYAKELWGTPIKVNACDPGYCITDINNGMGFITAAEGARIAVRLATLDADGPNAQFFKNEGPLPW, from the coding sequence ATGACCGACAAGATCGCTCTCGTCACGGGAGCAAACAAGGGAATCGGTTTCGAGGTTGCGCGCCAGCTCGGCGAACTGGGCATCACCGCCGTCATCGGTGCCCGCGACGGGCAGCGCGGCAAGGAGGCGGGCGAGCAGCTCGGCCAGCCCCACGTCCAGCTCGACGTGACCGACCCGGACAGCGTCGAGGCCGCCGCCCGGTGGATCGAGGCGGAGTACGGCCGGCTGGACATCCTGGTGAACAACGCCGGCGTCACCGTCCCGCCGCCGCTGGGCCTGCCCAGCGCCACCACCACCGAGACGCTGCGCCGCGTCTACGAGACCAACGTCTACGGCGTCGTCACGGTGACCAACTCGATGCTGCCGCTGCTGCGCCGCGCGCCGGCCGCCCGCATCGTCAACCAGTCCAGCGAACTCGCCTCCATGACCCAGGTGATGGTCCAGGACAGCCCGCTGTGGCCGCTGAACAACATGCCGTACAACTCCTCCAAGGCCGCACTCAACATGATCACCGTGACCTACGCCAAGGAACTGTGGGGCACCCCGATCAAGGTCAACGCCTGCGACCCCGGCTACTGCATCACCGACATCAACAACGGCATGGGCTTCATCACGGCCGCCGAGGGCGCCCGGATCGCCGTACGCCTGGCGACGCTGGACGCCGACGGCCCCAACGCCCAGTTCTTCAAGAACGAGGGCCCGCTGCCCTGGTGA